The following are encoded in a window of Chitinophagaceae bacterium genomic DNA:
- a CDS encoding cation transporter, whose amino-acid sequence MKTLSFVAAILFSIFSFHTTYAQSSKTETIKVWGNCGMCKTTIEKAAKKAGATKATWNEDSKELKVTYAVSKTSSAKIQEAIAKSGYDTQDLIADNKAYDNLHGCCKYERKEGGSADVVSEATYACPMHADVTSDKPAKCSKCGMDLVKQKKETMKTDGVKGYSCPMHADVTSDKPGKCSKCGMDLKEKQ is encoded by the coding sequence ATGAAAACATTATCATTCGTTGCTGCCATCCTGTTCAGCATATTCTCCTTCCATACAACGTATGCCCAGTCTTCAAAAACAGAGACCATTAAAGTATGGGGTAACTGCGGCATGTGCAAAACAACCATCGAAAAAGCGGCTAAAAAAGCCGGTGCCACAAAAGCAACCTGGAATGAAGACAGCAAGGAACTTAAGGTTACCTATGCGGTAAGCAAAACATCTTCTGCAAAGATCCAGGAGGCCATTGCAAAATCAGGTTACGATACACAGGATCTTATTGCCGATAATAAAGCCTACGACAATTTACATGGCTGCTGCAAATACGAGCGCAAAGAAGGGGGATCAGCAGACGTTGTTTCCGAAGCAACCTATGCCTGCCCCATGCATGCCGATGTTACCAGCGACAAGCCGGCTAAATGTTCAAAATGCGGAATGGACCTGGTAAAGCAGAAGAAAGAGACCATGAAAACAGATGGCGTGAAGGGTTATAGTTGCCCGATGCATGCCGATGTTACCAGCGATAAGCCCGGCAAGTGTTCAAAATGCGGAATGGACCTGAAGGAAAAACAGTAA
- a CDS encoding purine-nucleoside phosphorylase: MIAEINEAVDFIKKSYSHKPGLGIVLGSGMGSFTDAMNVEMEIPYGDIPHFPVSTVEGHKGKLVFGEIAGKKVVAMAGRFHYYEGYSAEQVVFPIRVMKFLGIETLLLSNAAGGVNPSFKVGDMMIITDHISQLTPNPLVGKNYRELGPRFPDMSEPYKKHLIQKAKKIAAQKNIPVQEGVYVAVTGPTFETLAEYKMILAMGGDVVGMSTVQEVIAAVHMGLPVFAMSVVTDVGIREAGEPPVTHEEVLQAAKAAEPKFKALFCELIAQL, translated from the coding sequence ATGATTGCGGAAATAAATGAAGCGGTTGATTTTATTAAAAAGAGTTACAGCCATAAACCCGGCCTGGGTATTGTACTGGGCAGCGGGATGGGAAGTTTTACCGATGCGATGAACGTTGAAATGGAAATTCCTTATGGCGATATTCCGCATTTCCCGGTGAGTACAGTAGAAGGGCATAAAGGCAAACTGGTATTTGGAGAGATCGCCGGAAAAAAAGTGGTGGCCATGGCTGGCCGTTTTCATTATTACGAAGGATACAGTGCTGAACAGGTGGTCTTCCCGATACGGGTAATGAAATTCCTGGGCATTGAAACCCTGTTGCTGAGCAATGCAGCCGGGGGTGTAAATCCTTCTTTTAAAGTGGGGGATATGATGATCATCACCGACCACATCAGCCAGCTTACCCCCAACCCGTTGGTGGGTAAGAACTACCGGGAACTGGGACCCCGGTTCCCCGATATGAGTGAGCCGTATAAAAAGCATCTTATTCAAAAGGCAAAGAAGATCGCTGCGCAGAAAAATATACCGGTACAGGAAGGGGTATATGTGGCGGTAACAGGTCCCACATTTGAGACCCTGGCAGAATATAAGATGATCCTTGCCATGGGGGGTGATGTGGTGGGCATGAGCACGGTGCAGGAAGTGATCGCGGCCGTGCACATGGGACTGCCCGTTTTTGCCATGAGCGTGGTAACCGATGTGGGGATACGGGAAGCAGGGGAGCCGCCGGTCACGCATGAAGAGGTATTACAGGCTGCAAAAGCAGCCGAGCCAAAATTCAAGGCATTATTCTGCGAACTGATCGCACAACTATAA
- the sucC gene encoding ADP-forming succinate--CoA ligase subunit beta encodes MNLHEYQAKELLKKYNVPVQEGIPCSTPGEAEQAYRQIHTQYGSNFAVVKAQIHAGGRGKGKIAGTEQRGVAVGKNADDVMQIAKNILGGTLVTIQTGPSGKLVSKVLVAQDVYYEGPSPVKEFYLSILLDRSTGQNVIMYSTEGGMNIEDVAHDTPEKIFKEWVYPGGALEAFQARKIAFNLGLSGAAFKNCVKFVTNLYNAYVGADCGMLEINPLFKTSDDKIIAVDCKMNVDDNALMRHPDIASLRDLSEEDPTEVEAGQYNLNFVKLDGNVGCMVNGAGLAMATMDMIKLSGGEPANFLDVGGTANAQTVEAGFRIILKDPKVKAILINIFGGIVRCDRVAQGVIDAYKSIGNINIPIIVRLQGTNADVAKKLIDESGLKVQSAILLSEAAELVNKAVA; translated from the coding sequence ATGAATCTTCACGAATACCAGGCAAAGGAATTACTGAAAAAATACAATGTCCCGGTGCAGGAAGGGATACCCTGCAGCACACCCGGCGAAGCAGAACAGGCTTACCGGCAGATCCATACCCAGTACGGAAGCAATTTTGCCGTGGTAAAGGCGCAGATCCATGCAGGTGGCCGTGGTAAAGGAAAGATCGCCGGCACCGAACAGCGTGGTGTGGCTGTTGGAAAGAATGCAGATGACGTAATGCAGATCGCTAAAAATATCTTAGGCGGCACATTGGTGACCATACAAACCGGACCGTCCGGGAAATTAGTAAGCAAAGTGCTGGTAGCCCAGGATGTTTATTACGAAGGCCCAAGCCCTGTCAAGGAATTTTACCTGTCCATATTACTTGACCGGTCAACCGGCCAGAACGTGATCATGTACAGTACCGAAGGCGGGATGAATATCGAGGACGTGGCCCATGATACCCCGGAAAAGATATTTAAAGAATGGGTTTACCCCGGCGGGGCTTTGGAAGCTTTCCAGGCAAGGAAGATCGCTTTTAACCTGGGATTAAGCGGAGCCGCTTTCAAGAACTGTGTAAAATTCGTGACCAACCTTTACAATGCATATGTGGGCGCAGACTGCGGAATGCTTGAGATAAACCCGCTTTTCAAGACCAGCGACGATAAGATCATTGCCGTGGACTGCAAGATGAATGTGGATGACAATGCATTGATGCGTCACCCGGACATTGCATCGCTCAGGGACCTGAGTGAAGAAGACCCCACCGAAGTGGAAGCAGGACAGTATAACCTGAATTTTGTAAAACTGGATGGTAATGTGGGGTGCATGGTAAACGGTGCAGGGCTTGCCATGGCAACCATGGATATGATAAAACTCAGTGGTGGTGAACCGGCAAACTTCCTCGATGTGGGCGGTACTGCCAATGCCCAGACAGTAGAAGCCGGTTTCCGCATCATTTTAAAAGACCCGAAAGTAAAGGCGATCCTCATCAATATTTTTGGCGGCATTGTCCGTTGCGACCGGGTGGCACAGGGCGTGATCGATGCATACAAATCCATAGGGAACATCAACATCCCCATCATTGTCAGGCTCCAGGGAACCAATGCCGATGTAGCAAAGAAACTGATCGACGAAAGCGGGCTGAAAGTACAAAGCGCCATCCTGCTGAGCGAAGCGGCAGAACTGGTGAACAAGGCTGTGGCCTGA
- a CDS encoding GNAT family N-acetyltransferase translates to MLIHYRIFYLSFLNNQNASTCFLPFPEIKTERLLLRKLVKADGPEMLFLRSDDRVMQYIGREKTRSLEEAEAFIDRINASVDANETIMWAIAMANDPGTLIGTICYWRMQPEHYRAEAGYVLHPGFWNRGIMTEALRAVIRYGFEEMKLHSIEAHINPENLASGIVLEKTGFTREAYFRENYFFRGKFTDTAIYSLVSKIK, encoded by the coding sequence ATGCTGATACACTACCGGATTTTTTATCTTAGCTTCCTAAACAACCAAAATGCTTCAACTTGCTTTCTCCCTTTTCCTGAAATAAAGACCGAAAGGTTATTACTCCGCAAACTGGTAAAAGCAGATGGACCGGAAATGTTGTTCCTGCGGTCTGATGACCGGGTGATGCAATACATAGGCCGGGAGAAAACAAGATCACTGGAAGAAGCAGAAGCATTTATTGACAGGATCAATGCATCGGTGGATGCAAACGAAACCATCATGTGGGCCATTGCCATGGCCAATGACCCCGGCACCCTGATCGGCACCATCTGTTACTGGCGCATGCAACCGGAACATTACCGTGCCGAAGCAGGCTATGTACTCCACCCCGGCTTCTGGAACCGGGGGATCATGACAGAGGCCTTACGGGCCGTGATCCGGTATGGGTTTGAAGAAATGAAACTACACAGCATTGAAGCGCATATCAACCCGGAGAACCTGGCTTCGGGCATCGTACTGGAGAAAACCGGGTTTACCCGGGAAGCATATTTCAGGGAGAATTATTTTTTCAGGGGCAAATTCACCGACACAGCCATCTACTCGCTCGTATCAAAAATAAAATAG
- a CDS encoding anti-sigma factor, translating into MNAQEIISSGILELYCTGLTSAAETAEVQQWAKLYPEVAAEIAAIESGLEGYAQAHAVAPGASVKDKLFAGINKGTAATVVKLQPVGNETAKVHSISPAWKYAAAASIILLVGSLMFNYTFYEKYQTASKDLQVTQNELEQQKQVARSMEGDMRKMGDKNAMPVSLKGMPDVPDAAARIYWMQDSHEIYIDPSNLPKAPEGKQYQFWAIVDGKPVNGGIISTEINGKTVHFQQMKSFGNAQAFAVSLEDAGPEKPVPTKVMVMGKMQTSL; encoded by the coding sequence TTGAACGCACAGGAGATCATATCATCCGGGATACTGGAACTTTATTGCACCGGCCTCACGTCGGCAGCAGAGACTGCTGAAGTGCAGCAATGGGCAAAGCTATATCCTGAAGTGGCTGCCGAGATCGCAGCCATAGAGTCCGGGCTGGAGGGCTATGCACAGGCACATGCGGTTGCACCCGGCGCTTCGGTAAAAGATAAACTGTTTGCCGGAATAAATAAAGGAACCGCTGCAACGGTTGTAAAACTGCAGCCCGTGGGTAATGAAACGGCAAAAGTTCATTCGATCTCGCCGGCCTGGAAATATGCAGCTGCAGCCAGCATCATTTTATTGGTTGGCAGTTTGATGTTTAATTATACATTCTACGAAAAGTATCAGACAGCCAGTAAGGATCTGCAGGTTACACAAAATGAACTGGAGCAGCAGAAGCAGGTTGCCAGGTCAATGGAAGGCGATATGAGGAAAATGGGAGACAAAAATGCGATGCCGGTATCCTTGAAAGGAATGCCTGATGTACCTGATGCCGCTGCAAGGATCTATTGGATGCAGGATAGTCACGAAATCTATATTGATCCTTCCAACCTGCCAAAAGCTCCGGAAGGTAAACAATACCAGTTCTGGGCAATTGTTGATGGCAAGCCTGTGAACGGAGGCATCATCTCCACAGAGATCAATGGTAAAACAGTTCATTTCCAGCAAATGAAAAGTTTTGGGAATGCACAGGCCTTTGCCGTTTCCCTGGAAGACGCCGGTCCTGAAAAACCCGTGCCAACCAAAGTAATGGTGATGGGCAAAATGCAAACCTCTCTTTGA
- a CDS encoding sigma-70 family RNA polymerase sigma factor encodes MLLQQKDQQAFSYLYDNYSAALNGVIWRLVEDRELAEDILQEAFVRIWNNFSSYDSAKGRLFTWMLNLARNLTIDTLRSKGYKKQAKISGDENSVSNFTDDGRTAERFDAMGLRKQLANLKPEQRSIIDLAYFNGYTQDEISKEMGIPLGTVKTRMRAAIIELRKILAYS; translated from the coding sequence CTGCTGCTTCAACAAAAAGACCAACAGGCATTTTCATATTTATACGACAATTATTCTGCCGCCCTCAACGGGGTCATCTGGCGGTTGGTGGAAGACCGGGAACTGGCAGAAGATATTTTACAGGAGGCTTTTGTCAGGATCTGGAATAATTTTTCCAGCTACGACAGCGCCAAAGGAAGGCTGTTCACCTGGATGCTGAACCTGGCCCGGAACCTGACCATCGACACGTTGCGGAGCAAGGGTTATAAAAAACAGGCAAAAATCTCGGGCGATGAGAATTCCGTAAGTAATTTTACGGACGACGGCCGGACGGCTGAGCGTTTTGATGCCATGGGATTGAGAAAACAACTGGCTAATTTAAAGCCGGAACAGCGAAGCATCATTGACCTTGCCTATTTCAACGGCTATACCCAGGATGAGATATCGAAGGAAATGGGCATTCCGCTGGGAACCGTTAAAACCAGGATGCGGGCCGCCATCATTGAACTAAGAAAAATATTAGCATACAGTTGA
- a CDS encoding GNAT family N-acetyltransferase yields MRNGSVIRTIEYGDNAALARIIRDTLEEFKANKPGTVYYDGTTDRLFEVFKKERSIYFVAEYNGEIMGGSGIYPTAGLPEGTCELVKFYLSPAARGKGIGKELLQKCIAAAKELGYKMIYLETMPELTIAIPMYEKYGFTYLSSAQGNSGHTGCDVWMIKEIDG; encoded by the coding sequence ATGAGAAACGGATCTGTCATAAGAACAATTGAGTACGGCGACAATGCGGCGCTGGCCAGGATCATACGGGATACGTTGGAAGAATTTAAGGCCAATAAGCCCGGCACCGTTTACTACGACGGGACCACCGACCGCCTGTTTGAAGTTTTTAAAAAAGAACGAAGCATTTATTTTGTGGCGGAATATAACGGGGAAATAATGGGAGGCAGCGGCATCTATCCAACGGCCGGCCTGCCGGAGGGCACCTGCGAACTGGTGAAATTTTACTTATCCCCCGCTGCAAGGGGAAAGGGCATCGGAAAAGAACTGTTGCAGAAATGCATTGCTGCCGCTAAAGAACTGGGGTATAAAATGATTTATTTAGAGACCATGCCCGAACTAACGATCGCCATACCCATGTATGAGAAATACGGCTTCACGTACCTGTCCTCGGCACAGGGCAACAGCGGGCATACAGGCTGTGATGTATGGATGATCAAAGAAATTGATGGATGA
- a CDS encoding SprT-like domain-containing protein: MPKQEAPLLQLRSYLPGGAFDDVLYYLQHYNVHLTITRQRQSILGDYRHAHADKTHRISVNGNLNQYAFLITLLHELAHLFTYEQFGHRVQAHGREWKNEFGKILARFLLKKVFPADIEKALINTLQNPAASSCGDEKLLRVLHQYDEKKEGTHLVEQIPEGSLFVIKGGRVFKKGEKIRKRYKCMEVKTGKLYLFSAVYEISIL; the protein is encoded by the coding sequence ATGCCTAAGCAGGAAGCGCCGCTTTTACAGTTAAGGTCTTATTTACCCGGCGGAGCCTTTGATGATGTGCTGTATTACCTGCAGCATTATAATGTACATCTTACCATAACCCGGCAGCGCCAAAGCATCTTAGGCGATTACCGGCATGCTCATGCTGATAAAACACACCGTATCAGTGTAAATGGCAATCTCAATCAATATGCCTTTCTTATAACCCTGCTGCATGAACTGGCACACCTGTTCACGTACGAACAGTTTGGCCACCGGGTGCAGGCACATGGGCGGGAGTGGAAGAATGAGTTCGGTAAGATACTGGCCAGGTTTCTGCTGAAGAAGGTTTTTCCTGCCGATATTGAAAAAGCCCTGATTAACACATTGCAGAACCCCGCCGCCAGCAGTTGCGGCGATGAAAAATTATTGCGGGTGCTGCATCAGTATGATGAAAAGAAAGAAGGCACACACCTGGTTGAACAAATTCCCGAAGGTTCCCTGTTCGTTATTAAAGGAGGAAGGGTATTTAAGAAAGGGGAGAAGATCAGGAAGCGGTATAAGTGTATGGAAGTAAAGACCGGTAAACTGTACCTGTTCAGTGCGGTGTATGAGATAAGCATCCTTTAG
- a CDS encoding polymer-forming cytoskeletal protein, with protein sequence MFNSKSRSSDETVSNASTLVGAGTTITGNIESNGDIRIDGVLKGNLKAKSKIIIGAEGVVEGDIEGQHADIMGRVTGKIRVQDLLYLHGTTVLNGDIYAGKLQIEPTAVFNGKCNMGGANIVELNNGIANAVNQ encoded by the coding sequence ATGTTCAATTCAAAATCCAGGTCATCAGACGAAACCGTTTCAAATGCAAGCACCCTGGTGGGCGCAGGCACCACCATCACCGGTAACATCGAAAGCAATGGCGACATCCGTATTGATGGTGTTCTGAAAGGCAATCTCAAAGCAAAATCAAAGATCATCATCGGGGCAGAGGGCGTGGTGGAAGGCGATATTGAAGGGCAGCATGCCGATATCATGGGCCGGGTCACCGGTAAGATACGGGTGCAGGACCTGCTTTACCTGCATGGCACCACCGTTTTGAACGGGGATATCTATGCCGGTAAACTGCAGATAGAGCCCACGGCAGTATTCAACGGAAAATGTAATATGGGCGGAGCCAACATCGTGGAACTGAATAATGGAATTGCAAATGCCGTAAATCAATAA